A window from Salvia miltiorrhiza cultivar Shanhuang (shh) chromosome 2, IMPLAD_Smil_shh, whole genome shotgun sequence encodes these proteins:
- the LOC131012651 gene encoding putative pentatricopeptide repeat-containing protein At1g12700, mitochondrial isoform X1 has translation MMSRRAAVSAINLIHGRGFLNGWSHKSGIFSPPFSLFSSEAFQPKRSRIDFSCVKEVDDVIQLFQKIKSMRQEPSIRLYNKLMSVSVTIEQYSFALDVFGEMLRMGVPVNDYTRNIAVNCCCLLKDINSGFCVMGFFFKIGYEPDTVTFSTLINGFFLVDKEAEAVKLFEKVLDLKLCEPNAVMILHVIDGLCKARQVTAAHDWLHRLESSGWSPNIMAYSALIDGFCKAGKMEEVGNALESMRQQNVCPNVVTYNTLIDGLCLMGEIERAKHLLDTMAKRGVKPNIISYSCLINGYCKKGSLDEARLLFIEISSKGLKHNAHTYNTMIHGLFRKDRFVEGRKLFQDMEAEQVHPDLHTYSILMDGLCRNGEIDEALSLLHKIKVKGFTPNIVTYGSLIDGLCKNGKRDVARDLLRELPFKGLQPNVWIYTMIIDSLCREEYMEEAERLLVEMKNCGCGPDRVTYNIIIRSYLKQNELHKATSFMEEMRQQGLSADSPTSSVPIELSGDDFFLKLMMYLTPKDIMVRICAA, from the exons ATGATGAGCAGAAGAGCTGCTGTTTCTGCAATAAATCTGATTCATGGAAGAGGATTTCTCAATGGATGGTCTCATAAATCGGGTATTTTCTCTCCtccattctctctcttctcttccgaGGCTTTTCAACCTAAGCGGTCTAGAATCGATTTCAGTTGTGTTAAAGAAGTAGACGATGTTAttcaattgtttcaaaaaataaagagtATGCGGCAAGAGCCTTCTATTCGCCTGTATAACAAACTCATGAGTGTTAGTGTCACGATTGAGCAGTACTCTTTTGCCCTTGATGTGTTCGGTGAAATGCTTAGGATGGGTGTCCCGGTTAATGATTACACAAGGAATATTGCTGTTAACTGTTGTTGTCTCTTGAAAGATATAAACTCTGGTTTTTGTGTAATGGGATTCTTTTTCAAGATCGGTTACGAACCAGATACTGTGACATTCTCCACTCTCATTAACGGATTTTTCTTAGTTGATAAGGAGGCCGAAGCCGTGAAATTGTTTGAAAAGGTTCTCGATTTAAAACTTTGTGAACCTAATGCTGTTATGATTCTGCATGTGATAGATGGGCTGTGCAAAGCTAGACAGGTCACAGCAGCCCATGATTGGCTTCATAGATTAGAAAGTAGTGGCTGGAGTCCCAACATTATGGCTTATAGTGCGTTAATTGATGGATTCTGCAAGGCTGGAAAGATGGAAGAGGTTGGGAATGCTTTAGAAAGTATGAGACAACAAAATGTTTGTCCCAATGTTGTCACGTATAATACGCTTATTGACGGGCTTTGTTTGATGGGTGAAATTGAGAGAGCAAAACATCTACTTGATACCATGGCGAAGAGGGGTGTGAAACCTAATATTATTAGCTATAGCTGCTTGATAAATGGATATTGCAAGAAGGGGAGCCTCGATGAAGCTCGGCTTCTTTTCATTGAAATTTCCAGTAAAGGTCTCAAGCATAATGCACATACTTATAATACCATGATACATGGATTATTTAGGAAAGATAGATTTGTTGAGGGCCGAAAGCTTTTTCAAGATATGGAAGCTGAACAAGTACATCCCGACTTGCATACTTATAGTATATTAATGGATGGGCTTTGTAGGAATGGGGAGATTGATGAAGCTCTTTCGTTACTCCACAAGATTAAAGTGAAAGGATTTACTCCTAACATAGTCACGTACGGTTCTCTAATTGATGGATTATGCAAAAATGGAAAACGTGATGTTGCAAGAGATCTTTTGAGGGAACTTCCCTTTAAAGGTTTGCAGCCTAATGTTTGGATATATACAATGATCATTGATTCACTTTGTCGAGAAGAATATATGGAGGAGGCAGAACGTTTGCTTGTAGAGATGAAGAACTGTGGCTGTGGACCTGATCGTGTGACATACAACATTATCATCCGAAGTTATCTAAAGCAAAATGAGCTTCACAAGGCAACATCATTCATGGAAGAAATGCGCCAACAGGGATTATCAGCAGATTCTCCAACTTCTTCGGTGCCAATTGAACTGAGTGGAGATGATTTCTTTCTCAAATTGATGATGTACCTTACTCCCAAGGATATTAT GGTGAGGATTTGTGCAGCCTAA
- the LOC131012651 gene encoding putative pentatricopeptide repeat-containing protein At1g12700, mitochondrial isoform X2: protein MMSRRAAVSAINLIHGRGFLNGWSHKSGIFSPPFSLFSSEAFQPKRSRIDFSCVKEVDDVIQLFQKIKSMRQEPSIRLYNKLMSVSVTIEQYSFALDVFGEMLRMGVPVNDYTRNIAVNCCCLLKDINSGFCVMGFFFKIGYEPDTVTFSTLINGFFLVDKEAEAVKLFEKVLDLKLCEPNAVMILHVIDGLCKARQVTAAHDWLHRLESSGWSPNIMAYSALIDGFCKAGKMEEVGNALESMRQQNVCPNVVTYNTLIDGLCLMGEIERAKHLLDTMAKRGVKPNIISYSCLINGYCKKGSLDEARLLFIEISSKGLKHNAHTYNTMIHGLFRKDRFVEGRKLFQDMEAEQVHPDLHTYSILMDGLCRNGEIDEALSLLHKIKVKGFTPNIVTYGSLIDGLCKNGKRDVARDLLRELPFKGLQPNVWIYTMIIDSLCREEYMEEAERLLVEMKNCGCGPDRVTYNIIIRSYLKQNELHKATSFMEEMRQQGLSADSPTSSVPIELSGDDFFLKLMMYLTPKDIMSVLSS from the coding sequence ATGATGAGCAGAAGAGCTGCTGTTTCTGCAATAAATCTGATTCATGGAAGAGGATTTCTCAATGGATGGTCTCATAAATCGGGTATTTTCTCTCCtccattctctctcttctcttccgaGGCTTTTCAACCTAAGCGGTCTAGAATCGATTTCAGTTGTGTTAAAGAAGTAGACGATGTTAttcaattgtttcaaaaaataaagagtATGCGGCAAGAGCCTTCTATTCGCCTGTATAACAAACTCATGAGTGTTAGTGTCACGATTGAGCAGTACTCTTTTGCCCTTGATGTGTTCGGTGAAATGCTTAGGATGGGTGTCCCGGTTAATGATTACACAAGGAATATTGCTGTTAACTGTTGTTGTCTCTTGAAAGATATAAACTCTGGTTTTTGTGTAATGGGATTCTTTTTCAAGATCGGTTACGAACCAGATACTGTGACATTCTCCACTCTCATTAACGGATTTTTCTTAGTTGATAAGGAGGCCGAAGCCGTGAAATTGTTTGAAAAGGTTCTCGATTTAAAACTTTGTGAACCTAATGCTGTTATGATTCTGCATGTGATAGATGGGCTGTGCAAAGCTAGACAGGTCACAGCAGCCCATGATTGGCTTCATAGATTAGAAAGTAGTGGCTGGAGTCCCAACATTATGGCTTATAGTGCGTTAATTGATGGATTCTGCAAGGCTGGAAAGATGGAAGAGGTTGGGAATGCTTTAGAAAGTATGAGACAACAAAATGTTTGTCCCAATGTTGTCACGTATAATACGCTTATTGACGGGCTTTGTTTGATGGGTGAAATTGAGAGAGCAAAACATCTACTTGATACCATGGCGAAGAGGGGTGTGAAACCTAATATTATTAGCTATAGCTGCTTGATAAATGGATATTGCAAGAAGGGGAGCCTCGATGAAGCTCGGCTTCTTTTCATTGAAATTTCCAGTAAAGGTCTCAAGCATAATGCACATACTTATAATACCATGATACATGGATTATTTAGGAAAGATAGATTTGTTGAGGGCCGAAAGCTTTTTCAAGATATGGAAGCTGAACAAGTACATCCCGACTTGCATACTTATAGTATATTAATGGATGGGCTTTGTAGGAATGGGGAGATTGATGAAGCTCTTTCGTTACTCCACAAGATTAAAGTGAAAGGATTTACTCCTAACATAGTCACGTACGGTTCTCTAATTGATGGATTATGCAAAAATGGAAAACGTGATGTTGCAAGAGATCTTTTGAGGGAACTTCCCTTTAAAGGTTTGCAGCCTAATGTTTGGATATATACAATGATCATTGATTCACTTTGTCGAGAAGAATATATGGAGGAGGCAGAACGTTTGCTTGTAGAGATGAAGAACTGTGGCTGTGGACCTGATCGTGTGACATACAACATTATCATCCGAAGTTATCTAAAGCAAAATGAGCTTCACAAGGCAACATCATTCATGGAAGAAATGCGCCAACAGGGATTATCAGCAGATTCTCCAACTTCTTCGGTGCCAATTGAACTGAGTGGAGATGATTTCTTTCTCAAATTGATGATGTACCTTACTCCCAAGGATATTATGTCAGTACTTTCTTCTTGA